From one Lysinibacillus sp. G4S2 genomic stretch:
- a CDS encoding GrpB family protein has product MKYKCELLPEADIQHVGSSAIPNSVTKGDLDIQVRVSTEQFSKAVELLSNVYERNEESAKIDTFRAFKVDTSNPPLGIQLTGNDSELDFL; this is encoded by the coding sequence ATGAAGTACAAATGCGAATTACTACCAGAGGCTGATATCCAGCATGTTGGTAGTTCAGCAATTCCTAATAGTGTGACTAAAGGTGATTTAGACATCCAAGTACGTGTTAGTACTGAACAATTTTCGAAAGCAGTAGAACTACTATCTAATGTATATGAAAGAAATGAAGAAAGTGCAAAAATAGATACATTTAGGGCATTTAAAGTTGATACAAGTAATCCTCCTTTAGGGATTCAATTAACTGGAAATGATTCTGAATTGGATTTCCTTTGA